A stretch of Spirosoma oryzicola DNA encodes these proteins:
- a CDS encoding histone H1, whose amino-acid sequence MARFDEVKDLILSLEGDFEKFYEKNNQAAGTRVRKGMQDLKTLAQTIRSEVQDTKNKAEKE is encoded by the coding sequence ATGGCTCGCTTCGATGAAGTAAAGGATCTGATTCTGTCGTTGGAAGGTGATTTTGAGAAGTTCTACGAAAAGAACAATCAAGCTGCTGGTACTCGCGTTCGGAAAGGAATGCAGGATTTAAAGACTCTGGCGCAAACGATTCGTTCGGAAGTTCAGGACACCAAAAACAAAGCTGAAAAAGAGTAA